The following coding sequences are from one Leptolyngbya sp. NIES-3755 window:
- a CDS encoding hypothetical protein (hypothetical protein N47_D28050;~similar to AA sequence:cyanobase_aa:LBDG_55640) produces the protein MKVSIITVTYNAGATIRDTIESVLSQDYPSIEHIIIDGASKDHTAEIVRSYGDRIARFVSEPDRGMYDGMNKGIKLATGDVIAILNADDFYIDSQVVSTIVEQFEQHQVDSVFADLVYVKHDDPEKIVRYYSSASFHPGKFAYGWMPAHPTFVVKRSAFEQYGYFKTDYKIAADYELLIRFLAIHKLSYHYIPQVLVKMRTGGASTANLSSNWILNREIVRGCLENGIQTNMTKVLSKYFVKVFQLVARPA, from the coding sequence ATGAAAGTTTCTATCATTACTGTGACCTACAATGCAGGCGCAACCATTCGAGATACGATCGAATCTGTGCTCTCGCAGGACTATCCGAGCATTGAACATATCATCATTGATGGCGCATCGAAAGATCATACGGCTGAGATAGTTCGATCGTATGGAGATCGAATTGCCCGGTTTGTTTCAGAACCCGATCGCGGCATGTATGACGGCATGAATAAAGGGATCAAGCTTGCTACAGGGGATGTAATTGCAATTTTGAATGCCGACGATTTCTACATTGATTCGCAGGTGGTCTCAACGATCGTGGAACAGTTTGAGCAACATCAAGTCGATTCAGTGTTTGCGGACTTGGTGTATGTGAAGCATGATGATCCAGAGAAAATTGTGCGTTATTACAGTTCAGCTAGTTTTCATCCTGGAAAGTTCGCGTATGGCTGGATGCCTGCTCATCCGACTTTTGTGGTGAAGCGATCGGCATTTGAGCAGTACGGCTACTTCAAAACCGATTACAAGATTGCAGCAGACTACGAGCTATTAATCCGCTTCTTAGCAATCCACAAGCTCAGTTATCACTACATTCCACAAGTACTCGTCAAGATGCGGACGGGTGGCGCGAGTACTGCTAATCTATCGAGCAATTGGATTCTCAATCGTGAGATTGTTCGAGGATGCTTGGAAAACGGCATTCAAACGAACATGACGAAGGTGCTATCGAAGTATTTTGTCAAAGTGTTTCAACTCGTGGCGCGCCCTGCATGA
- a CDS encoding putative colanic acid biosynthesis acetyltransferase WcaF (similar to AA sequence:cyanobase_aa:LBDG_55630), producing the protein MAFIHLDQYTIKDYSPGAPIWKQLLWFFIGSPIVKSHFLPISSLKVWMLRLFGASIGQGVNLKPGVRVKFPWRLTIGDYCWIGEDVWIDNLASIVLEDHICVSQSVYFCTGNHDWTEPTFDLRVAPITVRSGSWLAARSTVAPGVEIGEGAVLSLGSVAVRDLAPWTIYAGNPAVAVKPRVIKSTELLNA; encoded by the coding sequence GTGGCATTCATTCATCTCGACCAATACACGATTAAAGACTACTCTCCCGGCGCACCGATTTGGAAGCAATTGCTCTGGTTTTTCATCGGTAGCCCGATCGTTAAAAGTCATTTTCTGCCGATCTCCAGTCTCAAAGTCTGGATGCTGCGACTGTTTGGAGCTTCGATCGGACAAGGTGTCAACCTCAAACCTGGTGTACGAGTAAAGTTCCCCTGGCGGTTAACGATCGGTGACTATTGTTGGATTGGGGAAGATGTCTGGATTGATAACTTAGCTTCGATCGTGCTCGAAGACCATATCTGTGTGTCGCAATCGGTCTATTTCTGCACCGGAAATCATGATTGGACAGAGCCGACCTTTGATTTGCGGGTGGCTCCGATTACGGTGCGATCGGGAAGTTGGTTAGCGGCTCGATCGACTGTTGCTCCTGGTGTTGAAATCGGAGAAGGAGCCGTTTTGAGCTTAGGAAGTGTTGCCGTTCGAGATCTAGCTCCTTGGACAATCTATGCTGGCAATCCTGCTGTTGCGGTTAAACCTCGCGTGATCAAATCTACTGAACTGTTAAACGCATGA
- a CDS encoding hypothetical protein (hypothetical protein N9414_08053;~similar to AA sequence:cyanobase_aa:LBDG_55590), producing the protein MKCSRRVAIAIVLCLCGIGSYIPVRLAIAKHSFPNPKLILVVGGTPDRERKAAQLAQNHPNLEILISSGTSEAAQIFDEAGIAKSRLHFDNRATDTVTNFTTAIEFLKQRDIHHVYVVTSDFHLARSTAIANIVFGSQGVTYTPVAAYNPFYPPEPKLRTLRDVGRAILWLGTGRTGAVLKR; encoded by the coding sequence TTGAAGTGCTCTCGTCGGGTCGCGATTGCCATTGTCCTTTGTTTGTGCGGTATCGGCAGCTATATTCCAGTCAGACTTGCGATCGCAAAACACTCTTTTCCGAATCCAAAGCTGATTCTAGTTGTAGGAGGCACACCTGATCGAGAACGGAAAGCCGCTCAGCTTGCCCAAAACCATCCAAATCTAGAGATATTGATTTCTTCTGGAACCTCAGAGGCAGCTCAAATTTTTGATGAAGCAGGTATTGCTAAATCACGACTGCATTTCGACAATCGCGCCACCGACACCGTTACAAACTTCACAACGGCGATCGAGTTCCTGAAGCAGCGTGACATTCATCATGTTTATGTCGTCACTTCAGATTTTCATCTGGCTCGATCCACCGCGATCGCCAACATTGTGTTTGGCAGTCAGGGCGTTACCTACACTCCAGTTGCTGCTTACAATCCCTTCTATCCACCGGAACCGAAACTTCGTACCTTACGAGATGTAGGACGCGCAATCCTCTGGTTAGGTACTGGGCGGACTGGTGCAGTTCTGAAACGGTAA
- a CDS encoding hypothetical protein (hypothetical protein N9414_08053;~similar to AA sequence:cyanobase_aa:LBDG_55590), with amino-acid sequence MLTHIRWLRCVISAAVILGVGYIPVRLTLARQQAPAPEIILVLGGSSDREVSAIQLAQKNPSLKIWVSTGTSEDYLFKAAGISHFYLDRRATDTVTNFTTVVPDFQRLGIRHVYIVTSDYHMPRAKAIATVVFGSQGITFTPIKVSGEQRQESKLRILRDVGRSIVWLMTGRTGASLRDRMPSLR; translated from the coding sequence GTGCTTACTCATATTCGATGGCTTCGGTGCGTGATTTCTGCTGCCGTTATCCTTGGCGTAGGGTACATTCCAGTGCGTCTCACGCTAGCGCGACAACAAGCACCCGCTCCAGAAATCATTTTAGTTCTGGGCGGAAGCTCAGATCGAGAAGTGTCCGCAATACAGCTAGCCCAGAAAAATCCATCGCTCAAGATTTGGGTTTCGACGGGAACTTCAGAAGATTACCTCTTTAAAGCCGCCGGAATCTCCCACTTTTACCTGGATAGACGCGCCACTGATACCGTGACGAATTTCACAACAGTTGTTCCAGACTTTCAGCGGCTTGGTATCCGACATGTGTACATTGTGACCTCGGATTATCATATGCCGCGAGCAAAAGCGATCGCGACGGTTGTCTTTGGAAGCCAGGGAATTACGTTTACCCCGATTAAAGTGTCTGGAGAGCAACGCCAAGAATCAAAACTGCGAATTCTACGGGATGTAGGACGCTCGATCGTTTGGCTGATGACTGGACGAACGGGAGCCAGTTTGCGAGATCGAATGCCTTCTTTGCGATAG
- a CDS encoding glycosyltransferase (similar to AA sequence:cyanobase_aa:LBDG_55580), producing MEITPLILTYNEAANLRRTLEQLTWAKRIVVIDSGSTDDTIDILSLYPQVEIFTRPFDTHAQQWNYGLDKVQSEWVLSLDADYVLSDELIDEIRSLRADEAINGFFIRFKYCVFGKPLRGTLLPPRQALFRRKKATYIDDGHTQLLEVQGRSSTLTSPIYHDDRKPMARWLWAQERYMVLEVKKLLSLPARELSLGDRIRKTKILAPFVILIYCLVLKRGILDGWAGWYYAFQRVLAEILLSIHLIQAEKGS from the coding sequence ATGGAAATCACACCGCTGATTCTTACCTATAACGAAGCTGCTAATCTTCGTCGAACGCTGGAACAACTGACTTGGGCAAAGCGAATTGTCGTGATCGATAGCGGCAGCACCGATGACACGATCGACATTTTAAGTCTCTATCCGCAAGTCGAGATTTTTACTCGCCCATTTGACACTCACGCTCAACAGTGGAACTATGGCTTAGATAAAGTTCAGTCAGAATGGGTTCTCTCACTCGATGCGGATTACGTGCTGTCTGACGAATTGATTGATGAAATCCGATCGCTTCGTGCTGACGAGGCGATCAATGGTTTTTTCATTCGATTCAAGTACTGCGTCTTCGGCAAACCCTTACGGGGAACCCTTTTACCACCGAGACAAGCTCTTTTTCGCCGTAAGAAAGCCACTTATATCGATGATGGTCATACTCAACTGCTCGAAGTTCAAGGCAGATCCAGCACGTTAACTTCACCGATCTACCATGACGATCGTAAGCCGATGGCTCGTTGGTTATGGGCACAGGAGCGCTACATGGTGTTAGAAGTGAAAAAACTGCTTTCGCTTCCTGCTCGTGAATTGAGCTTGGGCGATCGCATTCGCAAAACGAAAATTCTCGCTCCTTTTGTCATCTTGATTTATTGCCTTGTTCTCAAACGCGGCATTCTGGATGGATGGGCAGGATGGTACTACGCTTTTCAGCGCGTTCTGGCTGAAATCTTGTTATCGATCCATCTGATTCAAGCGGAGAAGGGTTCGTAA
- a CDS encoding family 2 glycosyl transferase (similar to AA sequence:cyanobase_aa:LBDG_28870) has protein sequence MTLNPIPILSICVATRNRPNDIVRCINSFELLKQVEFEVIVLDDASEIPVATYLFEKVDPDLTSKISLFRNEQNQGCPAARNQMVKLAKASYVLGIDDDAELFDAASIEAAIQVLETDSRIGAIAFSQMTSERTLFPGQPSPQSYNCYNPWYIGYGHVLRRDIFVELGGYREIFVAYYEEAELCARMLDRGYYVVYLPDSIIVHHHSSVGRDPLKCLSNSYRNKCYAALYNQPLLLMLCTIPLHVLLYFWTHQTLCYKRKKRLEKGPQWLVRELMTAARSIYLERKALRWSTYYKLYKIKQNRPKYEGVA, from the coding sequence ATGACTCTCAACCCCATTCCAATTCTTTCAATTTGCGTTGCCACACGCAACCGCCCCAATGATATCGTGCGGTGCATCAACTCTTTCGAGTTGCTGAAGCAAGTCGAATTCGAGGTGATTGTTCTAGATGATGCGTCTGAAATTCCGGTTGCAACTTATCTCTTCGAGAAAGTTGATCCCGACCTTACTTCTAAAATCTCCTTATTTCGCAATGAGCAAAATCAAGGCTGTCCAGCAGCGCGTAACCAGATGGTCAAGCTCGCTAAAGCTTCTTACGTGCTGGGGATTGACGATGATGCGGAGTTGTTTGATGCAGCAAGCATTGAAGCTGCCATCCAGGTCTTAGAGACCGACTCGCGAATTGGCGCGATCGCGTTTTCTCAGATGACGAGTGAAAGAACTTTATTCCCAGGACAACCTTCTCCACAGTCCTATAACTGCTATAACCCCTGGTACATCGGATACGGTCACGTTTTGCGCCGCGACATCTTTGTTGAGCTGGGTGGATATCGAGAGATTTTCGTTGCTTATTATGAGGAAGCAGAACTGTGTGCACGAATGCTTGATCGAGGATATTACGTCGTTTATCTGCCCGATTCGATTATTGTGCATCATCATTCCTCAGTCGGTCGAGATCCCTTAAAGTGCTTGAGCAATTCCTACCGAAATAAGTGCTATGCAGCTCTTTATAATCAGCCTTTATTGCTGATGTTATGTACTATTCCACTCCATGTCCTACTTTATTTCTGGACTCACCAAACGCTTTGCTACAAGCGCAAGAAGCGACTCGAAAAAGGACCGCAATGGCTGGTTAGAGAACTCATGACTGCTGCTCGATCGATCTACTTGGAGCGTAAAGCTCTGAGATGGAGTACGTACTACAAGCTCTACAAAATCAAGCAAAATCGACCTAAATATGAAGGAGTCGCTTAG
- a CDS encoding glycosyl transferase group 1 (similar to AA sequence:cyanobase_aa:PCC7424_5792), with product MKVLIVIPAVGLVYGGTSKLVLELAKALGDRNLQIDVITTNANGSTNLEVPLHTWQQKDTYRIQYFPRWRLSEYKFSYSLTTWLFQHIREYDLVHTISLFTYPIAIAHWLCQCYRIPYVINPQGMLEPWALEYKGLKKKLYYTLIERPSLRKASVIQMLSQAEAEGIQPLLLPTPLMIVPNGVDRQDFESLPDAELFYRRFPALRGKTLILFLGRIDPKKGLDLLAPAFAQVHAQFPHTHLVVAGPDNTGFLPTAQSYFEQAGCLEATTFAGMLTGELKYAAFAAVHLYVAPSYSEGFSLSVLEGMASGLPCIFTTGCNFPEAAIANAADVVEIDADAIAKAMQLRLANRDSADALGQRAHEFILQHYTWDQIASKLHQIYNNILQPSPPLSSQSQ from the coding sequence ATGAAAGTTCTAATCGTCATTCCCGCAGTCGGTCTGGTCTACGGGGGAACCTCTAAATTAGTCCTGGAACTTGCAAAAGCACTTGGCGATCGCAATCTTCAGATTGATGTGATCACCACAAATGCAAATGGTTCGACTAATTTAGAAGTACCTCTGCATACTTGGCAGCAGAAAGACACTTATCGGATTCAATACTTTCCGCGCTGGCGGTTAAGTGAATATAAATTTAGCTACTCTCTGACGACTTGGCTGTTTCAGCACATCCGAGAGTATGACTTAGTGCATACCATTTCACTCTTTACTTACCCTATCGCGATCGCGCATTGGCTGTGTCAATGCTACCGCATTCCTTATGTGATCAATCCTCAAGGAATGCTAGAACCGTGGGCGCTGGAATACAAAGGGCTAAAGAAAAAGCTGTACTATACTTTGATCGAGCGTCCCAGTCTGCGAAAAGCGAGTGTGATTCAAATGCTGTCTCAAGCAGAAGCAGAGGGGATTCAACCTCTGCTTCTGCCAACTCCATTAATGATTGTTCCGAATGGTGTGGACCGGCAGGACTTTGAAAGCTTACCTGATGCCGAACTGTTTTATCGACGGTTTCCAGCCTTGCGCGGCAAAACCCTGATTTTGTTTCTAGGACGGATTGACCCGAAAAAAGGATTGGATCTTTTAGCGCCTGCTTTTGCTCAAGTTCATGCTCAATTTCCTCATACGCATCTTGTAGTGGCGGGACCCGATAATACCGGCTTTTTACCGACTGCCCAATCTTATTTTGAACAAGCAGGATGCCTCGAAGCGACGACATTCGCCGGAATGCTAACCGGAGAACTGAAATATGCCGCATTTGCGGCGGTGCATCTCTATGTCGCTCCTTCTTATTCAGAAGGGTTTAGTCTGTCTGTGTTAGAGGGAATGGCATCGGGGTTGCCCTGTATTTTTACAACCGGATGCAACTTTCCCGAAGCGGCGATCGCGAATGCCGCCGATGTTGTTGAAATTGATGCAGATGCGATCGCAAAAGCAATGCAACTCCGACTTGCAAATCGCGACTCTGCGGACGCACTCGGACAACGCGCTCACGAGTTCATTCTTCAACACTACACCTGGGATCAAATCGCTAGCAAGTTACACCAGATTTACAACAATATCCTCCAGCCTTCCCCGCCCCTCTCATCTCAATCCCAGTAA
- a CDS encoding glycosyltransferase (similar to AA sequence:cyanobase_aa:LBDG_55540), whose translation MQEQLKIAILFSSYGPYHFARVNRFHALCTESGMQCVGIELARADADYAWEATVEQSDCPFVTVIQDQPLQSVKVSRLVPSVCSVLSKVNPDVVAIAGYFQPGMLAALGWSRWHRKPAILLSASKEDDAPRQGLKEQIKQHLVNYYQAALVGGQPQKRYLLKLKMPSDVIFTGYNVVGNDVFHPDRLRSLPNPIKAPFFLSINRFIEKKNLPNLITAYAAYVQQAANPWDLVLCGDGELRPQLEQQIDELGLSDRIHLPGFLQQDELMPYFAHAHCFIHASYQEQWGLVVNEAMAAGLPVLVSNRCGCFEDLVIEGVTGWGFDPDRVEQMQQLMTQISADEARVKIMGNAALAHIQKFSPSHFAQGLYQAVQSVSK comes from the coding sequence ATGCAAGAACAATTAAAAATCGCGATTCTCTTCTCAAGCTATGGTCCTTACCATTTCGCGAGAGTCAATCGGTTTCATGCGTTATGTACAGAATCTGGAATGCAGTGTGTTGGAATTGAACTCGCTCGCGCCGATGCCGATTATGCCTGGGAAGCCACAGTTGAACAATCCGACTGTCCGTTTGTGACGGTGATTCAAGATCAACCGCTCCAATCTGTAAAAGTCAGCCGACTAGTCCCTTCTGTTTGCAGTGTCTTATCGAAAGTTAATCCAGATGTCGTCGCGATCGCAGGATATTTTCAGCCTGGAATGTTAGCCGCATTAGGTTGGAGCCGTTGGCACCGCAAGCCTGCCATTCTTTTATCAGCTTCTAAAGAAGATGATGCTCCTCGCCAAGGCTTGAAAGAGCAAATCAAGCAGCACTTGGTCAATTACTATCAAGCAGCATTAGTGGGAGGACAGCCCCAGAAACGATATTTGCTGAAACTTAAGATGCCCAGTGACGTGATCTTTACCGGGTATAACGTGGTCGGCAATGACGTGTTTCATCCCGATCGGTTGCGATCGTTGCCGAATCCGATCAAGGCTCCTTTTTTCTTATCGATCAACCGATTCATTGAGAAAAAGAACTTACCTAATTTAATTACGGCTTATGCCGCTTACGTTCAGCAAGCAGCAAACCCCTGGGATCTTGTTTTATGTGGAGATGGCGAATTGCGACCTCAACTTGAGCAGCAGATCGATGAGTTGGGACTGAGCGATCGCATTCATTTACCAGGCTTTCTTCAACAGGATGAATTGATGCCTTATTTTGCTCATGCCCATTGTTTTATCCACGCTAGCTATCAAGAACAATGGGGATTGGTTGTCAATGAAGCAATGGCAGCAGGTCTACCTGTTTTGGTTTCCAATCGCTGTGGATGTTTTGAGGACTTAGTGATTGAAGGAGTGACGGGATGGGGATTTGACCCAGATCGGGTCGAACAGATGCAGCAGTTAATGACTCAGATTAGCGCGGATGAAGCACGCGTCAAAATCATGGGAAACGCAGCTTTGGCGCATATTCAAAAGTTTTCTCCGAGTCATTTTGCTCAGGGTTTATATCAAGCGGTTCAGTCGGTATCGAAGTGA
- a CDS encoding hypothetical protein (similar to AA sequence:cyanobase_aa:PCC7424_5789) codes for MSTIYLAVIILLCIAGIGWSVDRPSRIYQFPFVMAGIFAAFLVPQGISLILNPILPSPKVLERALLMSALCLLMCLLSYALPTSAKVVKALSFPTNEKKLFQGGLLLAVLGFFFSRLALATELTLNARGQLTGLRTIYSTFSHLSVPGLAILLLLTLKRPNFTNIAATLFACVIPVYRIIAFGRRETIATFLLTIGLALFFRKRWTVPRPLAIAAVIFALLAIPLIGQYRSVASSGNWDQLWNLKPIENLKNVVGNASDLELEYAALQIDATIKTQQYGYGTGYWNILVFRFIPAQLLGSDLKEGLMLRLQELDLRALYNYVPNPGLVPTGIADTFREFDYFGCLVFVVLGLLIKTLWVSAVRHDSILSQVLYITFLSGSMKAVTHGTGTCLSDFVFYTIFVLGVALYARRKVPTSKLNYVPRL; via the coding sequence ATGTCAACAATTTATCTTGCAGTCATTATTCTTCTCTGTATTGCTGGGATCGGGTGGAGCGTCGATCGTCCATCCCGGATCTATCAATTTCCTTTTGTAATGGCGGGCATCTTTGCAGCATTCCTTGTGCCCCAGGGAATTTCACTAATTCTCAACCCGATTCTCCCCAGCCCAAAAGTCCTGGAAAGAGCACTACTCATGTCAGCGCTCTGCTTACTGATGTGCTTGCTCAGTTATGCTTTACCCACCTCTGCCAAGGTTGTAAAAGCATTAAGCTTTCCGACAAACGAAAAGAAGCTTTTTCAGGGAGGGCTATTGTTAGCAGTTCTTGGCTTCTTTTTCTCAAGACTCGCCTTAGCGACCGAACTCACCCTCAATGCACGCGGGCAACTCACTGGGCTTCGTACCATTTACTCTACTTTTTCTCACTTATCTGTTCCTGGGTTGGCGATTCTTCTCCTTCTCACCTTAAAGCGTCCTAATTTTACGAATATCGCTGCGACTCTTTTCGCTTGTGTGATTCCGGTTTATCGCATCATTGCTTTCGGACGACGTGAGACGATCGCAACGTTCCTACTCACAATCGGACTGGCATTATTTTTCCGCAAACGATGGACGGTGCCGCGACCCTTAGCGATCGCAGCCGTGATTTTTGCCCTACTCGCCATTCCGCTGATTGGTCAGTACCGCTCAGTGGCTTCATCGGGCAATTGGGATCAGCTTTGGAATTTAAAGCCGATTGAAAATCTCAAAAATGTAGTCGGCAACGCAAGTGATCTAGAACTTGAATATGCTGCATTACAGATTGATGCAACTATTAAAACTCAACAGTACGGTTACGGCACAGGCTACTGGAATATTCTGGTCTTTCGCTTTATTCCAGCACAGCTATTGGGTTCAGATTTAAAAGAAGGCTTAATGCTCAGACTACAAGAGCTTGACCTAAGAGCGCTTTATAATTACGTTCCGAATCCAGGCTTAGTGCCTACAGGAATTGCTGATACGTTCCGAGAATTTGATTATTTTGGTTGCTTAGTCTTTGTTGTGCTTGGTCTTCTTATCAAAACGCTTTGGGTCTCAGCAGTTAGGCATGATTCTATTCTGAGTCAGGTGCTTTATATTACCTTTCTCTCTGGCTCGATGAAGGCGGTAACGCATGGGACTGGAACCTGTCTCTCAGATTTTGTCTTCTACACTATCTTCGTTTTAGGTGTAGCGCTTTATGCCCGTCGCAAGGTTCCTACTTCTAAACTCAACTATGTTCCTCGATTGTGA
- a CDS encoding similar to N-acetylglucosaminyltransferase (similar to AA sequence:cyanobase_aa:alr2860) — translation MQHNQLILFDLAVGGHHGAYLWNFVSDWKRLNVPASLSLVVAPQFVEQHAEVVDLIRQSADQSIHLFPISAEELANIKRQRSSIARAFAEWDIFCHYATRLQATQGLLMYFDPFQLPIVFGKRSPCPVSGIYFRPTFHYAEFGNFRPTWKEAIRQWRQKLLLTLSLRSGQLNSLFCIDPYAIDAISALSPVKAIHLSDPIKIDHALIEQDLRSELGIERDRKILLLFGRVSGRKGIHQLLESIQHLDPATCEKICLLIVGEIPASERSGIHAQIETIAPQTTAQIILDERYVTESEVSAYFQLADIVLAPYQRHVGMSGILLQAAAAQKPVLSSNYGLMGRLTEQYELGLAVQSEDAIAIARGIDQMLNSSIEDLCKLEKMNELTQLNLAEKFSTALISHLVPDTVDALSPPAASISVV, via the coding sequence ATGCAGCACAATCAACTTATCTTATTTGACTTAGCCGTTGGAGGACATCATGGAGCGTATCTCTGGAACTTTGTCAGCGATTGGAAGCGCCTTAATGTTCCAGCGAGTCTCAGTCTTGTCGTTGCTCCTCAATTTGTCGAGCAGCACGCTGAAGTGGTCGATTTAATTCGCCAAAGTGCGGATCAAAGTATCCATTTGTTCCCGATTTCTGCTGAAGAGCTTGCAAACATTAAACGTCAACGTTCATCGATTGCGCGTGCGTTTGCGGAGTGGGATATTTTTTGTCACTACGCCACAAGGCTGCAAGCAACACAAGGATTGCTGATGTATTTTGATCCGTTTCAACTTCCGATCGTCTTTGGCAAGCGTTCACCGTGTCCGGTATCGGGGATCTATTTCAGACCGACCTTTCACTATGCCGAGTTTGGCAACTTTCGCCCGACTTGGAAAGAAGCAATTCGACAATGGCGACAGAAGCTATTGTTAACGCTGAGTCTTCGATCCGGACAACTCAATTCGTTATTTTGCATTGATCCCTATGCGATCGATGCAATCTCAGCGCTTAGTCCGGTCAAAGCCATTCATTTATCTGATCCGATTAAGATTGATCATGCCCTGATCGAGCAAGATTTGCGATCGGAATTGGGAATCGAGCGCGATCGTAAGATTCTGCTGTTATTTGGCAGAGTCAGCGGACGTAAGGGAATCCATCAATTGCTCGAATCGATTCAGCATCTCGATCCAGCAACCTGCGAAAAAATTTGCTTACTGATTGTCGGAGAAATTCCAGCCTCAGAGCGATCGGGTATTCATGCACAGATTGAGACGATAGCGCCTCAGACCACTGCTCAGATCATTCTAGATGAACGCTATGTCACCGAGTCCGAAGTTAGCGCTTATTTCCAGCTTGCTGATATCGTTCTCGCGCCGTATCAGCGCCATGTCGGAATGAGTGGAATCTTACTACAAGCAGCAGCAGCTCAAAAACCTGTTCTCAGTTCAAACTATGGTCTGATGGGTAGATTAACTGAGCAGTACGAGCTTGGTTTAGCGGTTCAGTCAGAAGACGCGATCGCAATTGCGCGGGGGATTGATCAAATGCTGAATTCGTCGATCGAGGACTTGTGCAAGCTTGAAAAGATGAACGAATTGACCCAACTTAATCTGGCAGAAAAGTTTTCGACGGCGCTAATTTCTCACCTGGTTCCGGATACAGTTGATGCTCTATCTCCGCCTGCTGCCTCGATCTCTGTTGTTTAG
- a CDS encoding glycosyl transferase, group 1 (similar to AA sequence:cyanobase_aa:AM1_2714), protein MKICHVIYIPRFSGAEVLVSNLARKHIPEGHQISIVAIMPPDQSFAIAQQELASIGVMLNFPDRGLNQWQRLQFLIQAFKQFAPDVVFAHAVIPSFYARYAVLAGLRKIPVVSVLHDGSQDDYASDYFRLFERWLAPLPAGIVSVSETSAENYQRRIRSKIKPQTIANGIQLEAFLAPKCDRAEVRKKIFNADDQQIVFLQVGRIASTKQQHHSLAAFSEALKRFNVLGKLCFVGISQDPAYEADLKQQVDRLGLTGQVLFLGVRSDIPALLAAADIYLMPSLIEAHSVAFIEALASGITVIASEIEPFQFGTAFSGVHLISPHQVDEFVQCIGDVVQAGAMRRWQRDLSEYSICKTANAYLELSKALVPVG, encoded by the coding sequence ATGAAAATTTGCCATGTCATTTACATTCCTCGCTTCTCTGGGGCTGAAGTCTTAGTCTCTAACTTAGCGAGAAAGCACATCCCTGAAGGACATCAAATCAGCATTGTCGCAATCATGCCTCCTGACCAGTCTTTTGCGATCGCTCAGCAAGAGTTAGCCTCGATCGGGGTAATGCTCAACTTCCCCGATCGAGGTCTCAATCAGTGGCAGCGTCTACAGTTCCTCATCCAAGCGTTCAAACAATTTGCTCCTGATGTGGTCTTTGCTCATGCAGTGATTCCGAGTTTTTATGCTCGTTATGCAGTACTAGCTGGACTGCGAAAAATCCCTGTTGTCAGCGTTCTACACGATGGGTCTCAAGATGACTATGCCTCCGACTATTTCAGGCTGTTTGAGCGTTGGCTGGCTCCTTTGCCTGCTGGAATCGTCTCTGTATCTGAAACGAGTGCAGAAAACTATCAGCGTCGGATTCGATCAAAAATCAAACCGCAGACGATCGCGAATGGGATTCAGCTAGAGGCTTTTCTTGCGCCGAAGTGCGATCGCGCTGAGGTGAGAAAAAAGATTTTCAACGCCGATGATCAACAGATTGTGTTTCTACAAGTCGGACGGATTGCTTCAACCAAGCAGCAACACCACTCTTTAGCGGCATTTTCTGAAGCACTGAAGCGGTTTAATGTTCTCGGTAAGCTCTGTTTTGTTGGAATCTCTCAAGATCCTGCATACGAGGCAGATCTCAAACAGCAAGTCGATCGCCTTGGTTTAACTGGACAGGTTCTATTTCTGGGAGTGCGATCGGATATTCCTGCACTTTTGGCTGCGGCTGATATTTACTTAATGCCTTCGTTAATTGAAGCGCATAGTGTTGCTTTTATCGAAGCGCTGGCAAGTGGGATCACTGTTATCGCTTCAGAGATTGAACCTTTTCAATTTGGTACAGCGTTTTCAGGAGTTCATTTAATTTCGCCGCATCAGGTCGATGAGTTTGTCCAGTGTATCGGTGATGTCGTGCAGGCTGGAGCAATGCGACGATGGCAGCGAGATTTGAGCGAATATTCGATCTGTAAAACTGCAAACGCTTATTTAGAACTGTCGAAAGCCTTGGTTCCGGTTGGGTAG